In Drosophila yakuba strain Tai18E2 chromosome 2R, Prin_Dyak_Tai18E2_2.1, whole genome shotgun sequence, a single genomic region encodes these proteins:
- the LOC6529683 gene encoding zinc finger protein weckle produces the protein MTDGSHWLNWCRLCAKDDAHGNVRVQMNGNSQGAWDNVMIMAIRKYFEVQVQLEDESSSVLCTECYTLISELIDFAEHVSKVQDIFEVLRRTETDHDQQLDLAALRQQYGLCGDDWTHIIKPIPALEMEASLDSNNAYQKRAKTLPMPETSSKEIEISERKATSQLPQAKKTLEMEIPKQEFIDLGPILLEKNTSQLDIEDVLDELSPEELSQSRVDSIISPVSVKNDVKSEMLDSCDGDAEFQPVDCQRIDLAVATTPNISESAAEEKAKRGRMDCEKCGKVYRNRASYEKHLERECRRIERRVKVDKTTTTCDICDKTLSSATALKLHKEGIHQNVKPYICDSCGKQLKTITALNEHKLVHTESRPFECTVCNSGFKNRARLKAHYQIHAEPSFVCNICGKKLQTRRTWNMHKVVHTEERRLKCDVCGALFKRSKTLKTHLLSHTGLRPYVCNYCGKSFACNANCRSHKLKKHPQEVEQEDGARLPSRLNVPTLEELRVMTQKLPKGTA, from the exons ATGACGGACGGCAGCCACTGGCTGAACTGGTGTCGCCTGTGCGCCAAGGACGACGCTCATGGCAACGTAAGGGTGCAAATGAATGGGAATTCCCAGGGAGCCTGGGACAATGTTATGATAATGGCCATTCGCAAGTACTTCGAAGTGCAG GTGCAACTGGAGGATGAGTCAAGCAGCGTGCTGTGCACGGAGTGCTATACGCTCATCAGCGAACTAATCGATTTTGCAGAGCATGTGTCCAAAGTGCAGGACATCTTTGAGGTTCTGCGACGCACTGAAACGGATCACGACCAGCAACTGGATTTGGCTGCACTGCGTCAGCAGTATGGGCTATGCGGGGACGATTGGACGCACATCATCAAGCCTATTCCTGCCCTAGAAATGGAAGCGAGTCTGGACTCTAATAATGCTTATCAAAAACGCGCCAAAACATTGCCTATGCCAGAGACAAGCAGCAAAGAAATCGAAATATCAGAAAGGAAGGCAACCTCCCAATTACCTCAAGCCAAAAAGACACTGGAAATGGAGATACCTAAGCAAGAGTTTATCGACTTGGGCCCCATTCTGTTGGAAAAAAACACAAGTCAACTTGATATAGAGGATGTGCTGGACGAACTGTCTCCAGAAGAACTTTCGCAATCTCGCGTCGACAGCATAATCTCTCCGGTTTCAGTCAAGAATGATGTTAAGTCAGAAATGCTTGACAGCTGTGATGGAGATGCCGAGTTTCAGCCTGTAGATTGCCAGCGAATTGATCTCGCAGTGGCAACGACACCAAATATTTCGGAATCAGCTGCGGAGGAGAAGGCCAAACGGGGTCGCATGGACTGTGAGAAATGTGGGAAAGTCTACAGAAACCGCGCCTCGTATGAGAAACACTTGGAACGCGAGTGCCGCAGGATCGAGCGGCGTGTGAAGGTGGACAAAACGACAACAACCTGTGATATTTGCGACAAAACTCTATCTTCTGCCACTGCGCTAAAGCTCCACAAAGAGGGTATCCACCAGAATGTGAAGCCATACATCTGCGATAGTTGCGGCAAGCAACTGAAGACAATTACAGCACTAAATGAACACAAGCTGGTTCACACGGAAAGTCGTCCTTTCGAGTGCACCGTCTGCAATTCGGGCTTTAAGAACCGCGCGCGTCTAAAGGCCCACTACCAAATTCATGCGGAGCCCAGTTTCGTGTGCAACATTTGCGGCAAAAAGCTGCAGACACGACGCACCTGGAACATGCATAAGGTCGTGCACACGGAGGAGCGTCGCTTGAAGTGTGATGTCTGCGGGGCTCTCTTCAAGCGATCAAAAACGCTTAAGACCCACCTGCTAAGCCACACTGGGCTGCGACCGTATGTTTGCAACTACTGCGGCAAGTCTTTTGCGTGCAACGCCAATTGCCGGTCGCACAAGCTTAAGAAACACCCACAGGAAGTTGAGCAGGAGGATGGAGCAAGGCTGCCCTCTCGCCTCAATGTTCCCACGTTGGAGGAACTTCGCGTTAT GACTCAAAAGCTACCAAAGGGGACAGCATAG
- the LOC26535686 gene encoding uncharacterized protein LOC26535686 gives MCCNPGGCCNLPACIQCTNFCFNCWTGTAAVPCCRRTCIPGCSGSPRCCC, from the coding sequence ATGTGCTGCAATCCAGGAGGCTGCTGCAATCTACCCGCCTGCATCCAGTGCACCaacttttgtttcaattgCTGGACTGGAACTGCCGCAGTGCCATGTTGCCGGAGAACTTGCATTCCGGGATGCAGTGGCAGCCCCAGGTGCTGTTGCTGA
- the LOC6529682 gene encoding brain tumor protein — translation MASSPTPSLDSMRGGANSIESYEHAGYLSDSPLTLSGSSPPASDSAICSDEYTGGSSVKSRSEVTVINGHHPISASVSSSSSASSSSCSSSSSSSSSSSSSSSSTSGLSGCGSTSSSVISANNVASSNGPGVIGSNLQSSNNGGNSGISSLVVGAGKGSSSNSSPSNTSTNGSPPRCTACKSKCSDAVAKCFDCQSYLCANCVTAHEFMHCFNGHNVCLIKGFEASTTGTPLSVGSPSNNPASNEFKYASSLTMMLQQQQQQLDSQQQQQQQQQLLPAQPMSQLSKIVLAAAAQANSQEQQREDSIYGSLHPQQQQQQQQQRQLFCPRHKQELLKFSCRTCCILVCKECIVLEHSTGLHELENVQSPGMATTSGSSANETALQTLLADMRGKIGEIVGIAGNSDQTLTKVKLQYQKAHNELNETHQFFASMLDERKTELLKELETLYTAKVNSNNSWQQRSRDLIDKGLATCEAVERSPAPPSSLLAEALLLRKSLEQQLQTGIQEMQLPFEIEFMSNYQSIQAGVRNTFGYIRANSSDGGPTGMSLTSNGHGKQPPIARPTQSASNSSASSAGSGHHGHHQQSHHHGHHNHHQTAHHQQLQAQSSLHGLGLGLSGASLLDSSSSAGGAVGAFSNGGLLLTGRDRNALAVEQHFGELMPKRGGGGYTGSNGSAASAVAHYNPYEKWSNGGSDNLFSSVTSGVSGSSAVADAFASLSAVGGSVVSGAGAGGSTVSSESLLDLTNKLLSATIYPPKSQIKRQKMIYHCKFGEFGVMEGQFTEPSGVAVNAQNDIIVADTNNHRIQIFDKEGRFKFQFGECGKRDSQLLYPNRVAVVRNSGDIIVTERSPTHQIQIYNQYGQFVRKFGATILQHPRGVTVDNKGRIIVVECKVMRVIIFDQNGNVLHKFGCSKHLEFPNGVVVNDKQEIFISDNRAHCVKVFNYEGQYLRQIGGEGITNYPIGVGINSNGEILIADNHNNFNLTIFTQDGQLISALESKVKHAQCFDVALMDDGSVVLASKDYRLYIYRYVQLAPVGM, via the coding sequence ATGGCGTCCTCACCGACACCATCTCTGGACTCGATGCGCGGCGGGGCGAACTCGATTGAATCGTATGAACACGCCGGCTATCTATCAGACTCTCCGCTCACGTTGAGCGGTTCATCGCCTCCGGCCAGCGATTCTGCAATTTGCAGTGATGAGTACACGGGCGGCAGCAGCGTAAAGTCACGCTCTGAGGTGACGGTTATCAATGGCCATCATCCCATTTCGGCCTCCGTCTCGTCCAGCTCTTCGGCCAGCTCGTCCTCCTGctcgtcgtcatcgtcctcatcctcgtctTCGTCATCGTCCAGCTCCTCGACCAGCGGCCTCAGCGGTTGCGGCAGTACCAGTAGCAGTGTGATCAGCGCCAACAATGTTGCTAGCAGCAATGGACCAGGCGTTATCGGCAGTAATCTTCAGTCCTCAAACAATGGCGGCAACTCGGGCATCAGCAGTCTGGTCGTGGGAGCCGGCAAgggaagcagcagcaacagctctCCGAGCAACACATCCACCAATGGATCTCCGCCACGTTGCACCGCCTGCAAGAGCAAGTGCAGCGACGCGGTGGCCAAGTGTTTCGATTGCCAGAGCTATTTGTGCGCCAATTGTGTAACTGCTCATGAGTTTATGCACTGCTTTAACGGACACAATGTGTGCCTGATTAAGGGTTTTGAAGCGAGCACCACTGGCACTCCACTGTCCGTTGGATCGCCCAGCAACAATCCGGCATCAAATGAGTTTAAGTACGCTAGTTCGCTGACCAtgatgctgcagcagcagcagcaacagcttgactcgcaacaacagcaacagcagcagcaacaattgctgCCGGCGCAGCCCATGTCGCAACTCTCGAAGATTGTACTGGCAGCCGCCGCACAGGCGAATTCCCAGGAACAACAGCGCGAGGATAGTATCTATGGTTCACTGcacccacaacaacaacagcagcaacagcagcagagaCAACTCTTCTGCCCCCGACACAAACAGGAGCTGCTCAAGTTCAGTTGCCGCACCTGCTGCATCCTGGTGTGCAAGGAGTGCATTGTATTGGAGCACTCCACAGGTCTCCACGAACTGGAGAACGTGCAGTCACCCGGAATGGCAACCACTTCGGGATCCTCGGCCAACGAGACAGCTTTGCAGACTTTACTCGCCGATATGCGTGGCAAAATTGGCGAGATTGTCGGCATTGCTGGAAATTCGGACCAGACTCTCACGAAGGTGAAGCTGCAGTACCAAAAGGCGCACAACGAGCTGAACGAGACGCACCAGTTCTTCGCATCAATGCTGGATGAGCGCAAGACAGAACTGCTTAAGGAACTGGAAACGCTGTACACCGCCAAGGTTAACAGCAACAATTCGTGGCAGCAACGCTCCCGCGACTTGATCGATAAGGGACTGGCCACCTGTGAGGCGGTAGAGCGGAGTCCTGCTCCGCCATCATCCTTGCTGGCAGAGGCCCTTCTTCTGCGCAAATCCCTGGAACAGCAACTACAGACGGGCATTCAGGAGATGCAGCTACCCTTCGAGATAGAGTTTATGTCCAACTATCAGTCGATTCAGGCCGGCGTGCGCAACACATTTGGATACATTCGAGCAAACAGCTCAGACGGTGGACCTACTGGCATGAGCCTGACGAGCAATGGCCATGGAAAGCAGCCGCCAATCGCCCGGCCAACACAGAGCGCCAGCAATAGCAGTGCCAGCAGTGCGGGAAGTGGTCACCATGGCCACCACCAACAGTCACACCATCATGGCCACCACAATCATCACCAGACGGCCCATCATCAACAGCTGCAGGCGCAATCGTCCCTGCATGGCTTGGGTCTTGGATTGAGTGGCGCCAGCTTGTTGGATAGCAGCTCTAGTGCAGGTGGAGCAGTGGGTGCCTTTAGCAACGGAGGACTTCTGCTGACCGGTCGCGATCGCAACGCCCTGGCAGTGGAACAGCATTTCGGCGAGCTAATGCCTAAGCGGGGTGGCGGTGGCTACACCGGCAGCAATGGATCCGCAGCCAGTGCCGTGGCCCACTACAATCCCTACGAAAAGTGGAGCAACGGCGGAAGCGACAACCTCTTTTCATCGGTGACAAGCGGCGTGTCTGGTAGCTCTGCAGTGGCCGATGCCTTTGCCAGTCTGTCTGCTGTTGGAGGATCCGTGGTTAGTGGCGCTGGAGCCGGCGGAAGTACCGTGAGTTCAGAATCGCTGCTGGACCTTACCAACAAACTGCTTTCGGCCACTATCTATCCGCCCAAGTCGCAGATCAAGCGCCAGAAGATGATTTACCATTGCAAGTTTGGAGAATTCGGCGTGATGGAGGGCCAGTTCACAGAGCCTAGTGGTGTGGCGGTAAATGCTCAAAATGACATCATTGTTGCGGATACAAACAACCACCGCATTCAGATCTTCGACAAGGAGGGACGCTTTAAGTTCCAGTTTGGGGAGTGCGGCAAGCGTGACTCGCAGCTGCTGTATCCGAACCGCGTTGCCGTGGTACGCAATTCCGGCGATATTATTGTTACCGAGCGCTCGCCCACGCACCAGATCCAGATCTACAACCAGTACGGTCAGTTTGTGAGGAAGTTCGGGGCCACTATTCTGCAGCATCCTCGCGGCGTGACCGTGGACAACAAGGGACGAATAATTGTGGTGGAGTGCAAGGTGATGCGTGTGATCATCTTTGATCAGAACGGCAATGTGCTGCACAAGTTCGGTTGCTCTAAGCACCTTGAATTCCCCAACGGCGTGGTGGTCAACGACAAGCAGGAGATCTTCATCAGCGACAATCGGGCGCACTGCGTCAAGGTGTTCAACTACGAGGGCCAGTATCTGCGGCAGATTGGCGGCGAAGGGATAACGAACTACCCAATTGGCGTCGGGATCAACTCGAACGGGGAGATCCTCATCGCGGACAACCACAACAACTTCAACCTGACGATCTTCACGCAGGACGGGCAGCTGATTTCGGCGCTCGAGTCAAAGGTGAAGCACGCCCAGTGCTTCGATGTGGCGCTCATGGACGACGGAAGTGTGGTGCTGGCCAGCAAGGACTATCGGCTCTACATATATCGCTATGTCCAACTGGCACCAGTGGGTATGtaa
- the LOC120321031 gene encoding male-specific sperm protein Mst84Dd — translation MCCGPCGPRCCDPCGGCYNCCVELCCVPCTPAYIQCTFMPCGPRGCC, via the coding sequence ATGTGCTGCGGACCCTGTGGACCCCGATGCTGCGATCCGTGTGGCGGATGCTACAACTGCTGCGTGGAGCTCTGTTGTGTGCCCTGCACCCCGGCTTACATTCAGTGCACCTTTATGCCGTGCGGCCCCAGGGGCTGCTGCTGA
- the LOC6529685 gene encoding tubulin gamma-2 chain, which translates to MPSEIITLQLGQCGNQIGFEFWKRLCLEHGISPDGVLEDFATDGQDRKDVFFYQADDNHYIPRAVLLDLEPRVINNIMTSPYSKLYNQENVFLSKHGGGAGNNWASGFSQGEKVQEEVFDILDREADGSDSLEGFVLCHSIAGGTGSGMGSYVLERLSERFPKKLIQTYSVFPNQDEISDVVVQPYNSILTLKRLTKCADSVVVLDNTALNRIATERLHIQTPTFTQINSLVSTIMSLSTTTLRYPSYMNNNLIGLTASLIPTPQLHFLMTGYTPLMSDCETKTSVRKTTVLDVMRRLLQPKNMMVSALTDKQNRQCFVSILNIIQGEVDPSQVHKSLQRIRERKLANFIPWGPASIQVALPRSSPYVQSSHKVSGLMMANHTGISALFKRALAQYDKLRKRNAFLDNFRRESMFKDDLTELDIARDTVDCLVQEYEAATQIDYPQWSPAVEASKAG; encoded by the exons ATGCCAAGCGAGATTATAACCCTTCAATTGGGCCAATGTGGCAACCAAA TTGGTTTCGAGTTCTGGAAGAGATTGTGCCTGGAGCACGGCATTTCCCCGGATGGCGTCCTTGAAGACTTCGCCACCGATGGTCAGGATCGCAAGGATGTGTTCTTTTATCAGGCGGATGACAACCATTACATACCGAGGGCCGTTCTCCTAGATCTGGAACCCAGGGTCATCAACAACATCATGACCTCTCCGTATTCCAAG TTGTACAACCAGGAAAATGTGTTTCTCTCCAAGCATGGCGGTGGAGCAGGAAACAACTGGGCTTCCGGCTTCAGCCAGGGTGAGAAGGTGCAGGAGGAGGTGTTCGACATCCTGGACCGCGAGGCCGATGGCAGCGATTCGCTGGAGGGATTTGTGTTGTGCCACTCAATAGCCGGCGGAACCGGGTCCGGAATGGGATCTTATGTTTTGGAACGGCTTTCCGAACGCTTTCCCAAGAAGCTCATACAGACGTACAGCGTTTTTCCCAATCAAGACGAGATCAGCGATGTGGTTGTCCAGCCATATAACTCGATCCTTACTCTAAAGCGGTTGACCAAGTGCGCGGATAGTGTGGTGGTCCTGGATAATACCGCACTGAACCGCATCGCCACCGAAAGACTGCACATCCAGACGCCCACATTTACGCAGATCAACAGTCTGGTTTCCACCATCATGAGTTTGAGCACCACCACCCTGCGATATCCCTCGTACATGAACAACAACCTCATCGGTCTGACCGCCTCCCTCATTCCCACACCCCAGCTGCACTTCCTGATGACGGGATATACTCCGCTGATGTCGGACTGCGAG ACCAAGACAAGCGTTCGAAAGACCACTGTGTTGGATGTAATGCGTCGCCTTCTGCAGCCCAAGAACATGATGGTTTCCGCCCTGACGGACAAACAGAACCGCCAGTGCTTCGTCTCCATACTGAACATCATCCAGGGCGAGGTGGATCCATCCCAGGTGCACAAGTCGCTGCAGCGCATCCGCGAGCGAAAGCTGGCCAATTTTATACCATGGGGTCCGGCCAGCATTCAGGTGGCTCTGCCACGCAGTTCGCCTTACGTCCAGTCGTCTCACAAGGTTTCCGGATTGATGATGGCCAATCACACGGGAATCAGTGCGCTCTTCAAGAGGGCCTTAGCCCAGTACGATAAGCTGAGAAAGCGCAATGCCTTCCTCGACAATTTCCGCCGCGAGTCCATGTTCAAGGATGACCTGACGGAGCTGGACATCGCACGGGACACTGTTGACTGCTTGGTGCAGGAATACGAGGCAGCCACACAGATCGACTATCCCCAGTGGAGTCCTGCCGTCGAAGCTTCGAAAGCCGGTTAa